The Brachyhypopomus gauderio isolate BG-103 chromosome 1, BGAUD_0.2, whole genome shotgun sequence genome includes a window with the following:
- the LOC143514858 gene encoding EF-hand and coiled-coil domain-containing protein 1 isoform X1 → MQISRTSLPAPRIRAVRKSEWLRCALAHHFNPDPGVENEIVVLATGIDQYLQEIFHHLAFYSNDDIVTEEDFRLLCLVLGLTTEKKPAEVHAICHALPPVLNFREFHSRLCGFFTVKAQSGTTATRLPVTEETEHIEREISLRWPRVRKRKCVSFDLSREVKTSSLNASDKTDNLKVRKDSGLQQRTYQEQVELENAALRELVEDLRSALQSSDARCMALEVALRQERSRTPRQGCPDHAEPRAVRPPGRVCRRRPADLMRELELVRASRDGQLEEAMRFNQRLEEELAGAYAEAGRLGLALGSARRENAEIKRRAEEARGTMAACLERVRDLQMLAEQVCPLQEKVLNLRRELQQFRSHCTCGAEREQRAEPPEPLEPSGQHELFISGAVEGLQRAVEGRAASDEEEEERDEELEQCCLMEVKRMTNTLHQCTKGSQKTAVCHLLLAQSSAHHNEACSCRDSGGEETTRRQPHTPPDERGLEKDLHQKQGELEGLRLEVQMVETERVRLSLLEEKLSDALSLMLQLRDRRVSRRALGKLLLDTLDLCSKSGSAPAPVFQVVDILCQQLTSSKLLCRAEKGLVRSHTSVSPELLSTTNPLLISC, encoded by the exons ATGCAAATTTCGCGAACCTCGTTGCCTGCTCCGCGGATTCGCGCGGTGCGTAAAAGCGAGTGGCTCCGATGCGCGCTCGCTCATCACTTTAATCCCGATCCCGGGGTCGAAAACGAAATCGTGGTTTTGGCTACCGGTATAGACCAGTACCTACAGGAGATATTTCATCACCTCGCCTTTTACAGCAACGACGATATCGTTACAGAAGAGGATTTCAGACTTCTTTGTTTGGTTTTGGGTCTAACTACAGAGAAGAAGCCGGCAGAGGTCCATGCCATCTGCCACGCGCTCCCCCCCGTGCTGAATTTCAGGGAGTTTCATTCACGTCTCTGTGGATTTTTCACAGTAAAAGCTCAAAGCGGGACAACTGCTACACGCCTCCCTGTCACCGAAGAAACGGAACACATTGAGCGCGAGATCAGCCTGCGGTGGCCCAGAGTACGGAAGAGGAAGTGTGTAAGCTTCGACCTGTCCCGAGAAGTCAAGACATCAAGTTTAAATGCCTCTGACAAAACTGACAATCTGAAAGTCAGGAAAGACTCAG GGCTGCAGCAGAGGACATATCAGGAGCAGGTGGAGTTAGAGAATGCCGCTCTGAGGGAGCTGGTGGAGGACCTTCGCTCCGCCCTGCAGAGCAGCGACGCCCGCTGCATGGCCCTGGAGGTGGCGCTGCGTCAGGAGCGGAGCCGGACGCCTCGCCAGGGCTGCCCGGACCACGCAGAGCCACGAGCCGTGCGGCCGCCCGGACGCGTCTGCCGACGGCGCCCCGCGGACCTGATGCGAGAACTGGAACTCGTCCGCGCATCGCGAGACGGCCAGTTGGAGGAGGCCATGCGCTTCAACCAGcggctggaggaggagctggcgGGGGCGTACGCGGAGGCGGGCAGACTGGGCCTGGCCCTGGGGAGTGCGCGCAGGGAGAACGCAGAGATCAAGAGGAGGGCGGAGGAAGCACGAGGGACGATGGCAGCATGCCTGGAGAGAGTGCGGGACTTACAGATGCTGGCTGAGCAGGTCTGCCCCCTGCAGGAGAAAGTCCTGAACCTCAGGAGGGAACTGCAGCAATTCAG ATCTCACTGCACCTGCGGGGCGGAACGTGAGCAGAGAGCAGAACCGCCCGAACCCCTGGAGCCCTCGGGCCAACACGAGCTCTTCATCAGTGGAG CAGTAGAAGGCCTGCAGAGGGCAGTAGAGGGCCGGGCAGCGTCagacgaggaagaggaagagagggatgaAGAACTGGAGCAGTGCTGTCTGATGGAAGTGAAGCGGATGACTAACACACTACACCAGTGCACCAAGGG AAGTCAGAAGACAGCTGTGTGTCACCTGCTCCTGGCCCAAAGCTCCGCTCATCATAATGAAGCGTGCTCCTGCAGAGACtcaggaggggaggagacaacCCGCAGGCAACCCCACACGCCTCCCGATGAGAGGGGACTAGAGAAG gacctgCATCAGAAGCAGGGGGAGCTTGAAGGTCTGCGTCTGGAGGTGCagatggtggagacagagcGGGTGCGTCTGTCCTTGTTGGAGGAGAAGCTGAGTGACGCGCTGTCCCTAATGCTGCAGCTACGAGACAGA AGAGTCTCGCGTAGGGCCTTGGGCAAACTTCTGTTGGACACGTTGGATCTGTGCAGCAAAAGCGGTTCAG CCCCCGCTCCTGTATTTCAGGTGGTGGACATCCTTTGTCAGCAATTGACATCCAGTAAACTCCTGTGCAGGGCTGAGAAGGGCTTGGTGAGGTCACACACCTCTGTGAGCCCAGAGCTGCTGAGCACCACTAACCCGCTACTCATCTCCTGCTGA
- the LOC143514858 gene encoding EF-hand and coiled-coil domain-containing protein 1 isoform X6, with protein MQISRTSLPAPRIRAVRKSEWLRCALAHHFNPDPGVENEIVVLATGIDQYLQEIFHHLAFYSNDDIVTEEDFRLLCLVLGLTTEKKPAEVHAICHALPPVLNFREFHSRLCGFFTVKAQSGTTATRLPVTEETEHIEREISLRWPRVRKRKCVSFDLSREVKTSSLNASDKTDNLKVRKDSGLQQRTYQEQVELENAALRELVEDLRSALQSSDARCMALEVALRQERSRTPRQGCPDHAEPRAVRPPGRVCRRRPADLMRELELVRASRDGQLEEAMRFNQRLEEELAGAYAEAGRLGLALGSARRENAEIKRRAEEARGTMAACLERVRDLQMLAEQVCPLQEKVLNLRRELQQFRSHCTCGAEREQRAEPPEPLEPSGQHELFISGAVEGLQRAVEGRAASDEEEEERDEELEQCCLMEVKRMTNTLHQCTKGCGGSAHSHTRCSSDAPSPLSVAAVPTAETDEDQNPSCFSTSLLVEDQRPD; from the exons ATGCAAATTTCGCGAACCTCGTTGCCTGCTCCGCGGATTCGCGCGGTGCGTAAAAGCGAGTGGCTCCGATGCGCGCTCGCTCATCACTTTAATCCCGATCCCGGGGTCGAAAACGAAATCGTGGTTTTGGCTACCGGTATAGACCAGTACCTACAGGAGATATTTCATCACCTCGCCTTTTACAGCAACGACGATATCGTTACAGAAGAGGATTTCAGACTTCTTTGTTTGGTTTTGGGTCTAACTACAGAGAAGAAGCCGGCAGAGGTCCATGCCATCTGCCACGCGCTCCCCCCCGTGCTGAATTTCAGGGAGTTTCATTCACGTCTCTGTGGATTTTTCACAGTAAAAGCTCAAAGCGGGACAACTGCTACACGCCTCCCTGTCACCGAAGAAACGGAACACATTGAGCGCGAGATCAGCCTGCGGTGGCCCAGAGTACGGAAGAGGAAGTGTGTAAGCTTCGACCTGTCCCGAGAAGTCAAGACATCAAGTTTAAATGCCTCTGACAAAACTGACAATCTGAAAGTCAGGAAAGACTCAG GGCTGCAGCAGAGGACATATCAGGAGCAGGTGGAGTTAGAGAATGCCGCTCTGAGGGAGCTGGTGGAGGACCTTCGCTCCGCCCTGCAGAGCAGCGACGCCCGCTGCATGGCCCTGGAGGTGGCGCTGCGTCAGGAGCGGAGCCGGACGCCTCGCCAGGGCTGCCCGGACCACGCAGAGCCACGAGCCGTGCGGCCGCCCGGACGCGTCTGCCGACGGCGCCCCGCGGACCTGATGCGAGAACTGGAACTCGTCCGCGCATCGCGAGACGGCCAGTTGGAGGAGGCCATGCGCTTCAACCAGcggctggaggaggagctggcgGGGGCGTACGCGGAGGCGGGCAGACTGGGCCTGGCCCTGGGGAGTGCGCGCAGGGAGAACGCAGAGATCAAGAGGAGGGCGGAGGAAGCACGAGGGACGATGGCAGCATGCCTGGAGAGAGTGCGGGACTTACAGATGCTGGCTGAGCAGGTCTGCCCCCTGCAGGAGAAAGTCCTGAACCTCAGGAGGGAACTGCAGCAATTCAG ATCTCACTGCACCTGCGGGGCGGAACGTGAGCAGAGAGCAGAACCGCCCGAACCCCTGGAGCCCTCGGGCCAACACGAGCTCTTCATCAGTGGAG CAGTAGAAGGCCTGCAGAGGGCAGTAGAGGGCCGGGCAGCGTCagacgaggaagaggaagagagggatgaAGAACTGGAGCAGTGCTGTCTGATGGAAGTGAAGCGGATGACTAACACACTACACCAGTGCACCAAGGGGTGCGGAGGAtctgcacattcacacacacgctgctcCTCAGACGCACCTTCTCCTCTCAGTGTAGCTGCAGTACCAACAGCAGAAACTGATGAAGATCAGAACCCATCCTGCTTTAGCACCTCACTTCTGGTGGAAGACCAGCGGCCTGACTGA
- the LOC143514858 gene encoding EF-hand and coiled-coil domain-containing protein 1 isoform X2, translated as MQISRTSLPAPRIRAVRKSEWLRCALAHHFNPDPGVENEIVVLATGIDQYLQEIFHHLAFYSNDDIVTEEDFRLLCLVLGLTTEKKPAEVHAICHALPPVLNFREFHSRLCGFFTVKAQSGTTATRLPVTEETEHIEREISLRWPRVRKRKCVSFDLSREVKTSSLNASDKTDNLKVRKDSGLQQRTYQEQVELENAALRELVEDLRSALQSSDARCMALEVALRQERSRTPRQGCPDHAEPRAVRPPGRVCRRRPADLMRELELVRASRDGQLEEAMRFNQRLEEELAGAYAEAGRLGLALGSARRENAEIKRRAEEARGTMAACLERVRDLQMLAEQVCPLQEKVLNLRRELQQFRSHCTCGAEREQRAEPPEPLEPSGQHELFISGVEGLQRAVEGRAASDEEEEERDEELEQCCLMEVKRMTNTLHQCTKGSQKTAVCHLLLAQSSAHHNEACSCRDSGGEETTRRQPHTPPDERGLEKDLHQKQGELEGLRLEVQMVETERVRLSLLEEKLSDALSLMLQLRDRRVSRRALGKLLLDTLDLCSKSGSAPAPVFQVVDILCQQLTSSKLLCRAEKGLVRSHTSVSPELLSTTNPLLISC; from the exons ATGCAAATTTCGCGAACCTCGTTGCCTGCTCCGCGGATTCGCGCGGTGCGTAAAAGCGAGTGGCTCCGATGCGCGCTCGCTCATCACTTTAATCCCGATCCCGGGGTCGAAAACGAAATCGTGGTTTTGGCTACCGGTATAGACCAGTACCTACAGGAGATATTTCATCACCTCGCCTTTTACAGCAACGACGATATCGTTACAGAAGAGGATTTCAGACTTCTTTGTTTGGTTTTGGGTCTAACTACAGAGAAGAAGCCGGCAGAGGTCCATGCCATCTGCCACGCGCTCCCCCCCGTGCTGAATTTCAGGGAGTTTCATTCACGTCTCTGTGGATTTTTCACAGTAAAAGCTCAAAGCGGGACAACTGCTACACGCCTCCCTGTCACCGAAGAAACGGAACACATTGAGCGCGAGATCAGCCTGCGGTGGCCCAGAGTACGGAAGAGGAAGTGTGTAAGCTTCGACCTGTCCCGAGAAGTCAAGACATCAAGTTTAAATGCCTCTGACAAAACTGACAATCTGAAAGTCAGGAAAGACTCAG GGCTGCAGCAGAGGACATATCAGGAGCAGGTGGAGTTAGAGAATGCCGCTCTGAGGGAGCTGGTGGAGGACCTTCGCTCCGCCCTGCAGAGCAGCGACGCCCGCTGCATGGCCCTGGAGGTGGCGCTGCGTCAGGAGCGGAGCCGGACGCCTCGCCAGGGCTGCCCGGACCACGCAGAGCCACGAGCCGTGCGGCCGCCCGGACGCGTCTGCCGACGGCGCCCCGCGGACCTGATGCGAGAACTGGAACTCGTCCGCGCATCGCGAGACGGCCAGTTGGAGGAGGCCATGCGCTTCAACCAGcggctggaggaggagctggcgGGGGCGTACGCGGAGGCGGGCAGACTGGGCCTGGCCCTGGGGAGTGCGCGCAGGGAGAACGCAGAGATCAAGAGGAGGGCGGAGGAAGCACGAGGGACGATGGCAGCATGCCTGGAGAGAGTGCGGGACTTACAGATGCTGGCTGAGCAGGTCTGCCCCCTGCAGGAGAAAGTCCTGAACCTCAGGAGGGAACTGCAGCAATTCAG ATCTCACTGCACCTGCGGGGCGGAACGTGAGCAGAGAGCAGAACCGCCCGAACCCCTGGAGCCCTCGGGCCAACACGAGCTCTTCATCAGTGGAG TAGAAGGCCTGCAGAGGGCAGTAGAGGGCCGGGCAGCGTCagacgaggaagaggaagagagggatgaAGAACTGGAGCAGTGCTGTCTGATGGAAGTGAAGCGGATGACTAACACACTACACCAGTGCACCAAGGG AAGTCAGAAGACAGCTGTGTGTCACCTGCTCCTGGCCCAAAGCTCCGCTCATCATAATGAAGCGTGCTCCTGCAGAGACtcaggaggggaggagacaacCCGCAGGCAACCCCACACGCCTCCCGATGAGAGGGGACTAGAGAAG gacctgCATCAGAAGCAGGGGGAGCTTGAAGGTCTGCGTCTGGAGGTGCagatggtggagacagagcGGGTGCGTCTGTCCTTGTTGGAGGAGAAGCTGAGTGACGCGCTGTCCCTAATGCTGCAGCTACGAGACAGA AGAGTCTCGCGTAGGGCCTTGGGCAAACTTCTGTTGGACACGTTGGATCTGTGCAGCAAAAGCGGTTCAG CCCCCGCTCCTGTATTTCAGGTGGTGGACATCCTTTGTCAGCAATTGACATCCAGTAAACTCCTGTGCAGGGCTGAGAAGGGCTTGGTGAGGTCACACACCTCTGTGAGCCCAGAGCTGCTGAGCACCACTAACCCGCTACTCATCTCCTGCTGA
- the LOC143514858 gene encoding EF-hand and coiled-coil domain-containing protein 1 isoform X5, with protein sequence MQQRRYTSSNFSRRDLGQGRGETTLCLNSKVKAQSGTTATRLPVTEETEHIEREISLRWPRVRKRKCVSFDLSREVKTSSLNASDKTDNLKVRKDSGLQQRTYQEQVELENAALRELVEDLRSALQSSDARCMALEVALRQERSRTPRQGCPDHAEPRAVRPPGRVCRRRPADLMRELELVRASRDGQLEEAMRFNQRLEEELAGAYAEAGRLGLALGSARRENAEIKRRAEEARGTMAACLERVRDLQMLAEQVCPLQEKVLNLRRELQQFRSHCTCGAEREQRAEPPEPLEPSGQHELFISGAVEGLQRAVEGRAASDEEEEERDEELEQCCLMEVKRMTNTLHQCTKGSQKTAVCHLLLAQSSAHHNEACSCRDSGGEETTRRQPHTPPDERGLEKDLHQKQGELEGLRLEVQMVETERVRLSLLEEKLSDALSLMLQLRDRRVSRRALGKLLLDTLDLCSKSGSAPAPVFQVVDILCQQLTSSKLLCRAEKGLVRSHTSVSPELLSTTNPLLISC encoded by the exons ATGCAACAAAGGCGATACACGTCTTCAAATTTCTCCAGACGAGATCTAGGTCAAGGGAGGGGAGAAACAACACTGTGCCTAAACTCCAAAg TAAAAGCTCAAAGCGGGACAACTGCTACACGCCTCCCTGTCACCGAAGAAACGGAACACATTGAGCGCGAGATCAGCCTGCGGTGGCCCAGAGTACGGAAGAGGAAGTGTGTAAGCTTCGACCTGTCCCGAGAAGTCAAGACATCAAGTTTAAATGCCTCTGACAAAACTGACAATCTGAAAGTCAGGAAAGACTCAG GGCTGCAGCAGAGGACATATCAGGAGCAGGTGGAGTTAGAGAATGCCGCTCTGAGGGAGCTGGTGGAGGACCTTCGCTCCGCCCTGCAGAGCAGCGACGCCCGCTGCATGGCCCTGGAGGTGGCGCTGCGTCAGGAGCGGAGCCGGACGCCTCGCCAGGGCTGCCCGGACCACGCAGAGCCACGAGCCGTGCGGCCGCCCGGACGCGTCTGCCGACGGCGCCCCGCGGACCTGATGCGAGAACTGGAACTCGTCCGCGCATCGCGAGACGGCCAGTTGGAGGAGGCCATGCGCTTCAACCAGcggctggaggaggagctggcgGGGGCGTACGCGGAGGCGGGCAGACTGGGCCTGGCCCTGGGGAGTGCGCGCAGGGAGAACGCAGAGATCAAGAGGAGGGCGGAGGAAGCACGAGGGACGATGGCAGCATGCCTGGAGAGAGTGCGGGACTTACAGATGCTGGCTGAGCAGGTCTGCCCCCTGCAGGAGAAAGTCCTGAACCTCAGGAGGGAACTGCAGCAATTCAG ATCTCACTGCACCTGCGGGGCGGAACGTGAGCAGAGAGCAGAACCGCCCGAACCCCTGGAGCCCTCGGGCCAACACGAGCTCTTCATCAGTGGAG CAGTAGAAGGCCTGCAGAGGGCAGTAGAGGGCCGGGCAGCGTCagacgaggaagaggaagagagggatgaAGAACTGGAGCAGTGCTGTCTGATGGAAGTGAAGCGGATGACTAACACACTACACCAGTGCACCAAGGG AAGTCAGAAGACAGCTGTGTGTCACCTGCTCCTGGCCCAAAGCTCCGCTCATCATAATGAAGCGTGCTCCTGCAGAGACtcaggaggggaggagacaacCCGCAGGCAACCCCACACGCCTCCCGATGAGAGGGGACTAGAGAAG gacctgCATCAGAAGCAGGGGGAGCTTGAAGGTCTGCGTCTGGAGGTGCagatggtggagacagagcGGGTGCGTCTGTCCTTGTTGGAGGAGAAGCTGAGTGACGCGCTGTCCCTAATGCTGCAGCTACGAGACAGA AGAGTCTCGCGTAGGGCCTTGGGCAAACTTCTGTTGGACACGTTGGATCTGTGCAGCAAAAGCGGTTCAG CCCCCGCTCCTGTATTTCAGGTGGTGGACATCCTTTGTCAGCAATTGACATCCAGTAAACTCCTGTGCAGGGCTGAGAAGGGCTTGGTGAGGTCACACACCTCTGTGAGCCCAGAGCTGCTGAGCACCACTAACCCGCTACTCATCTCCTGCTGA
- the LOC143514858 gene encoding EF-hand and coiled-coil domain-containing protein 1 isoform X4 has protein sequence MQISRTSLPAPRIRAVRKSEWLRCALAHHFNPDPGVENEIVVLATGIDQYLQEIFHHLAFYSNDDIVTEEDFRLLCLVLGLTTEKKPAEVHAICHALPPVLNFREFHSRLCGFFTVKAQSGTTATRLPVTEETEHIEREISLRWPRVRKRKCVSFDLSREVKTSSLNASDKTDNLKVRKDSGLQQRTYQEQVELENAALRELVEDLRSALQSSDARCMALEVALRQERSRTPRQGCPDHAEPRAVRPPGRVCRRRPADLMRELELVRASRDGQLEEAMRFNQRLEEELAGAYAEAGRLGLALGSARRENAEIKRRAEEARGTMAACLERVRDLQMLAEQVCPLQEKVLNLRRELQQFRSHCTCGAEREQRAEPPEPLEPSGQHELFISGAVEGLQRAVEGRAASDEEEEERDEELEQCCLMEVKRMTNTLHQCTKGSQKTAVCHLLLAQSSAHHNEACSCRDSGGEETTRRQPHTPPDERGLEKDLHQKQGELEGLRLEVQMVETERVRLSLLEEKLSDALSLMLQLRDRRVSRRALGKLLLDTLDLCSKSGSGGGHPLSAIDIQ, from the exons ATGCAAATTTCGCGAACCTCGTTGCCTGCTCCGCGGATTCGCGCGGTGCGTAAAAGCGAGTGGCTCCGATGCGCGCTCGCTCATCACTTTAATCCCGATCCCGGGGTCGAAAACGAAATCGTGGTTTTGGCTACCGGTATAGACCAGTACCTACAGGAGATATTTCATCACCTCGCCTTTTACAGCAACGACGATATCGTTACAGAAGAGGATTTCAGACTTCTTTGTTTGGTTTTGGGTCTAACTACAGAGAAGAAGCCGGCAGAGGTCCATGCCATCTGCCACGCGCTCCCCCCCGTGCTGAATTTCAGGGAGTTTCATTCACGTCTCTGTGGATTTTTCACAGTAAAAGCTCAAAGCGGGACAACTGCTACACGCCTCCCTGTCACCGAAGAAACGGAACACATTGAGCGCGAGATCAGCCTGCGGTGGCCCAGAGTACGGAAGAGGAAGTGTGTAAGCTTCGACCTGTCCCGAGAAGTCAAGACATCAAGTTTAAATGCCTCTGACAAAACTGACAATCTGAAAGTCAGGAAAGACTCAG GGCTGCAGCAGAGGACATATCAGGAGCAGGTGGAGTTAGAGAATGCCGCTCTGAGGGAGCTGGTGGAGGACCTTCGCTCCGCCCTGCAGAGCAGCGACGCCCGCTGCATGGCCCTGGAGGTGGCGCTGCGTCAGGAGCGGAGCCGGACGCCTCGCCAGGGCTGCCCGGACCACGCAGAGCCACGAGCCGTGCGGCCGCCCGGACGCGTCTGCCGACGGCGCCCCGCGGACCTGATGCGAGAACTGGAACTCGTCCGCGCATCGCGAGACGGCCAGTTGGAGGAGGCCATGCGCTTCAACCAGcggctggaggaggagctggcgGGGGCGTACGCGGAGGCGGGCAGACTGGGCCTGGCCCTGGGGAGTGCGCGCAGGGAGAACGCAGAGATCAAGAGGAGGGCGGAGGAAGCACGAGGGACGATGGCAGCATGCCTGGAGAGAGTGCGGGACTTACAGATGCTGGCTGAGCAGGTCTGCCCCCTGCAGGAGAAAGTCCTGAACCTCAGGAGGGAACTGCAGCAATTCAG ATCTCACTGCACCTGCGGGGCGGAACGTGAGCAGAGAGCAGAACCGCCCGAACCCCTGGAGCCCTCGGGCCAACACGAGCTCTTCATCAGTGGAG CAGTAGAAGGCCTGCAGAGGGCAGTAGAGGGCCGGGCAGCGTCagacgaggaagaggaagagagggatgaAGAACTGGAGCAGTGCTGTCTGATGGAAGTGAAGCGGATGACTAACACACTACACCAGTGCACCAAGGG AAGTCAGAAGACAGCTGTGTGTCACCTGCTCCTGGCCCAAAGCTCCGCTCATCATAATGAAGCGTGCTCCTGCAGAGACtcaggaggggaggagacaacCCGCAGGCAACCCCACACGCCTCCCGATGAGAGGGGACTAGAGAAG gacctgCATCAGAAGCAGGGGGAGCTTGAAGGTCTGCGTCTGGAGGTGCagatggtggagacagagcGGGTGCGTCTGTCCTTGTTGGAGGAGAAGCTGAGTGACGCGCTGTCCCTAATGCTGCAGCTACGAGACAGA AGAGTCTCGCGTAGGGCCTTGGGCAAACTTCTGTTGGACACGTTGGATCTGTGCAGCAAAAGCGGTTCAG GTGGTGGACATCCTTTGTCAGCAATTGACATCCAGTAA
- the LOC143514858 gene encoding EF-hand and coiled-coil domain-containing protein 1 isoform X3, which translates to MQISRTSLPAPRIRAVRKSEWLRCALAHHFNPDPGVENEIVVLATGIDQYLQEIFHHLAFYSNDDIVTEEDFRLLCLVLGLTTEKKPAEVHAICHALPPVLNFREFHSRLCGFFTVKAQSGTTATRLPVTEETEHIEREISLRWPRVRKRKCVSFDLSREVKTSSLNASDKTDNLKVRKDSGLQQRTYQEQVELENAALRELVEDLRSALQSSDARCMALEVALRQERSRTPRQGCPDHAEPRAVRPPGRVCRRRPADLMRELELVRASRDGQLEEAMRFNQRLEEELAGAYAEAGRLGLALGSARRENAEIKRRAEEARGTMAACLERVRDLQMLAEQVCPLQEKVLNLRRELQQFRSHCTCGAEREQRAEPPEPLEPSGQHELFISGAVEGLQRAVEGRAASDEEEEERDEELEQCCLMEVKRMTNTLHQCTKGSQKTAVCHLLLAQSSAHHNEACSCRDSGGEETTRRQPHTPPDERGLEKKQGELEGLRLEVQMVETERVRLSLLEEKLSDALSLMLQLRDRRVSRRALGKLLLDTLDLCSKSGSAPAPVFQVVDILCQQLTSSKLLCRAEKGLVRSHTSVSPELLSTTNPLLISC; encoded by the exons ATGCAAATTTCGCGAACCTCGTTGCCTGCTCCGCGGATTCGCGCGGTGCGTAAAAGCGAGTGGCTCCGATGCGCGCTCGCTCATCACTTTAATCCCGATCCCGGGGTCGAAAACGAAATCGTGGTTTTGGCTACCGGTATAGACCAGTACCTACAGGAGATATTTCATCACCTCGCCTTTTACAGCAACGACGATATCGTTACAGAAGAGGATTTCAGACTTCTTTGTTTGGTTTTGGGTCTAACTACAGAGAAGAAGCCGGCAGAGGTCCATGCCATCTGCCACGCGCTCCCCCCCGTGCTGAATTTCAGGGAGTTTCATTCACGTCTCTGTGGATTTTTCACAGTAAAAGCTCAAAGCGGGACAACTGCTACACGCCTCCCTGTCACCGAAGAAACGGAACACATTGAGCGCGAGATCAGCCTGCGGTGGCCCAGAGTACGGAAGAGGAAGTGTGTAAGCTTCGACCTGTCCCGAGAAGTCAAGACATCAAGTTTAAATGCCTCTGACAAAACTGACAATCTGAAAGTCAGGAAAGACTCAG GGCTGCAGCAGAGGACATATCAGGAGCAGGTGGAGTTAGAGAATGCCGCTCTGAGGGAGCTGGTGGAGGACCTTCGCTCCGCCCTGCAGAGCAGCGACGCCCGCTGCATGGCCCTGGAGGTGGCGCTGCGTCAGGAGCGGAGCCGGACGCCTCGCCAGGGCTGCCCGGACCACGCAGAGCCACGAGCCGTGCGGCCGCCCGGACGCGTCTGCCGACGGCGCCCCGCGGACCTGATGCGAGAACTGGAACTCGTCCGCGCATCGCGAGACGGCCAGTTGGAGGAGGCCATGCGCTTCAACCAGcggctggaggaggagctggcgGGGGCGTACGCGGAGGCGGGCAGACTGGGCCTGGCCCTGGGGAGTGCGCGCAGGGAGAACGCAGAGATCAAGAGGAGGGCGGAGGAAGCACGAGGGACGATGGCAGCATGCCTGGAGAGAGTGCGGGACTTACAGATGCTGGCTGAGCAGGTCTGCCCCCTGCAGGAGAAAGTCCTGAACCTCAGGAGGGAACTGCAGCAATTCAG ATCTCACTGCACCTGCGGGGCGGAACGTGAGCAGAGAGCAGAACCGCCCGAACCCCTGGAGCCCTCGGGCCAACACGAGCTCTTCATCAGTGGAG CAGTAGAAGGCCTGCAGAGGGCAGTAGAGGGCCGGGCAGCGTCagacgaggaagaggaagagagggatgaAGAACTGGAGCAGTGCTGTCTGATGGAAGTGAAGCGGATGACTAACACACTACACCAGTGCACCAAGGG AAGTCAGAAGACAGCTGTGTGTCACCTGCTCCTGGCCCAAAGCTCCGCTCATCATAATGAAGCGTGCTCCTGCAGAGACtcaggaggggaggagacaacCCGCAGGCAACCCCACACGCCTCCCGATGAGAGGGGACTAGAGAAG AAGCAGGGGGAGCTTGAAGGTCTGCGTCTGGAGGTGCagatggtggagacagagcGGGTGCGTCTGTCCTTGTTGGAGGAGAAGCTGAGTGACGCGCTGTCCCTAATGCTGCAGCTACGAGACAGA AGAGTCTCGCGTAGGGCCTTGGGCAAACTTCTGTTGGACACGTTGGATCTGTGCAGCAAAAGCGGTTCAG CCCCCGCTCCTGTATTTCAGGTGGTGGACATCCTTTGTCAGCAATTGACATCCAGTAAACTCCTGTGCAGGGCTGAGAAGGGCTTGGTGAGGTCACACACCTCTGTGAGCCCAGAGCTGCTGAGCACCACTAACCCGCTACTCATCTCCTGCTGA